One stretch of Methanobacteriaceae archaeon DNA includes these proteins:
- a CDS encoding pseudomurein-binding repeat-containing protein yields the protein MNLNSKKILKSSKKALERLKSENYIPSNVKTNHIKKFLLICILIITAFITLSPVDAGIFVTDSSHGIMTAPAAAHTNNQLILSSLTPEKSVLNYLTGQNTMVVGNLKISGTKISARTSSLSKYWSTSNVVILTTGSDLSATYLAIKNNAPLLITGKTLPSATKTEINRLKAKKIIICGSKTSIPDSSLSSFKNIKKTRIWYGSDALTFKTIQKSYSYNIKVTAPKSLMPVAMATWNSARFEISDKMTVAGKTIWSPNTATTSIALNKYSKKDLPNIYLTSDSITGTASDKELMIKIKNAIAGSANVIIDPSSPGSNEAARAIKNAPNGIAAYIAAACPGTVYDIVTGVKTGYLKSDASDLKGIVFINYGKTNLGTASYLGRSWDDNFSNVYFAGIYSPSQYIQSSGIGLIEPRVGTSTEDQRVSKIASGLIYSAYYANKEHLSTSDSTTTSSLIAKHQINPTTLSSDAQRIINGQNTAMNRANWIYLSSQYIAGLPITNSAVSMSDSSASSASTFSGTLNRTEYKDTAARVYAYMKTNKKAPSSVTVKGKTLNINDYSKMFAQVIYKHTEKKYMTFPASVSIKGSILDNTINYLQNLMG from the coding sequence ATTATAACTGCATTTATAACATTATCTCCAGTTGATGCCGGGATTTTTGTCACCGATTCCTCACACGGAATAATGACTGCTCCAGCAGCAGCCCATACTAATAATCAGTTGATTTTAAGCTCTCTAACACCTGAAAAGTCCGTTTTAAATTATTTAACTGGTCAAAATACCATGGTGGTCGGTAATTTGAAAATCAGTGGGACAAAAATATCGGCCAGAACATCTTCTCTGTCAAAGTACTGGTCTACCAGTAATGTAGTCATTTTAACTACGGGTAGTGATCTTTCAGCGACTTATTTAGCTATAAAAAACAATGCACCATTGCTTATTACTGGAAAAACATTACCTTCCGCAACTAAAACTGAAATTAATCGATTAAAAGCAAAGAAAATAATAATATGTGGATCCAAAACATCCATACCTGATTCTTCATTGAGTTCTTTTAAGAACATTAAAAAAACCAGAATATGGTATGGTAGTGATGCTCTAACCTTTAAAACAATTCAAAAATCTTATTCATATAATATTAAAGTAACTGCCCCTAAATCACTCATGCCTGTGGCGATGGCCACCTGGAATAGTGCCCGATTTGAAATTTCCGATAAAATGACCGTCGCGGGCAAGACGATATGGTCCCCCAATACTGCCACTACCAGTATAGCCTTAAATAAATACTCTAAAAAGGATTTACCAAATATTTATCTCACCTCAGACAGTATAACTGGAACTGCATCCGACAAAGAATTGATGATAAAAATTAAAAATGCCATTGCTGGATCGGCCAATGTTATAATTGATCCCAGCTCCCCAGGATCTAATGAAGCAGCAAGAGCGATTAAAAATGCACCTAATGGAATAGCAGCTTATATTGCTGCAGCATGCCCTGGTACAGTTTATGATATTGTTACTGGAGTGAAAACAGGGTATCTTAAAAGTGATGCATCTGATTTAAAAGGAATTGTTTTCATCAATTATGGGAAAACAAATCTGGGCACTGCTAGCTACTTAGGACGTTCTTGGGATGATAATTTCTCCAATGTATATTTTGCTGGAATTTACAGCCCAAGCCAATATATTCAGTCCTCAGGAATAGGTTTAATCGAGCCACGGGTTGGAACTAGCACTGAAGATCAAAGAGTGAGTAAAATTGCTTCAGGCTTGATTTACAGTGCTTATTATGCAAATAAAGAACATTTAAGTACCAGCGACTCTACTACAACCAGTTCCTTAATAGCAAAACACCAAATAAACCCTACCACATTATCCAGCGATGCTCAAAGAATAATTAATGGACAAAATACCGCCATGAACCGGGCCAATTGGATTTATTTAAGTTCCCAATATATTGCAGGACTTCCCATTACAAATAGTGCCGTGTCCATGTCTGATTCTAGTGCTTCATCGGCCAGCACATTTTCAGGAACATTAAATAGAACCGAATATAAAGACACAGCTGCGAGAGTCTATGCCTACATGAAAACTAATAAAAAAGCACCAAGCAGTGTCACCGTAAAGGGAAAAACTCTTAATATAAATGATTACAGCAAAATGTTTGCTCAGGTAATTTATAAACACACTGAAAAGAAATATATGACTTTCCCTGCTTCCGTAAGCATAAAAGGATCGATTTTAGATAATACAATTAATTATCTGCAAAATTTAATGGGTTAA
- a CDS encoding succinylglutamate desuccinylase/aspartoacylase family protein has product MNQKTMKALVCFLGILIAFSTVSAASAVQIQTIYSGTGGDITKNKLVYKNIPKSTISSQIIASAKKGTPMVTFGDGSDPKVMIVAGVHGNELPATIAAMKLINYLNGKHIKGTVYIVPFVSPYSTSKSTRYWKGKNLNSVANKAGTPTNKIITLAKQLKVKSLGDFHSTRPGGVPGKNSILCTKSPTYGSYKMAYYISKKSGSALIYEYRAGVSYPGAVEDASNLARIPAVTCEVKSSHGTIASGSVSKSYSQIQAFLMYNGVI; this is encoded by the coding sequence ATGAATCAGAAAACCATGAAAGCATTGGTTTGCTTTTTAGGTATATTAATAGCATTTTCTACAGTTTCTGCTGCCTCAGCAGTACAAATTCAAACAATTTATTCTGGAACCGGTGGAGACATTACTAAAAACAAATTGGTTTATAAAAATATTCCTAAATCTACAATTTCCAGTCAAATAATTGCATCAGCAAAAAAAGGAACTCCAATGGTCACTTTTGGCGATGGGAGTGACCCTAAAGTTATGATAGTGGCAGGAGTTCATGGGAACGAGTTACCAGCAACTATTGCGGCTATGAAACTCATAAACTATCTTAATGGAAAGCATATAAAAGGAACAGTTTACATAGTGCCCTTTGTTTCCCCTTATTCTACTTCTAAATCTACTAGATATTGGAAAGGTAAAAATTTGAATAGTGTGGCTAATAAAGCAGGCACACCCACAAACAAGATAATAACTCTAGCTAAACAACTCAAAGTTAAATCTTTAGGAGATTTCCATTCTACAAGGCCGGGTGGAGTTCCTGGAAAGAATAGTATTCTCTGTACTAAGTCTCCAACATATGGTAGTTATAAAATGGCTTACTACATAAGTAAAAAATCAGGATCAGCTTTAATCTATGAGTATAGGGCGGGTGTTTCTTATCCAGGTGCAGTAGAAGACGCTTCTAATTTGGCTAGAATTCCCGCAGTTACTTGTGAGGTCAAATCTTCCCATGGAACTATTGCTTCAGGTAGTGTAAGTAAATCTTACAGCCAAATACAGGCCTTTTTGATGTATAATGGTGTTATTTAA
- a CDS encoding GMC family oxidoreductase N-terminal domain-containing protein — MVIVVGSGAGGATVARELALAGIQVKIIEKGPVIQSKKAFNYYDPSEEGIDLLKTSCVGGSTLVAVGNGVRVLENELKNMGLDISLELDEIEEDLEIGPMPDSHIGDGTKLLMESAKSMGLNIQKMPKFIRSKDCSPCGRCSFGCPKNAKWSAADFVLEAQQAGAEIISETEVTGLIVENGRIIGVKALQNSEEINFLSEIVILSLGGIETPRLLQKAGIEAGENFFMDTFITVGGLLENIGFKDEVQMNALIIKENFILGPHFSTFLSAQLKEKGATDKDILGFMVKIGDESSGYVGPDRIVKNNTLRDVRFLAEGAALAGAILVEAGVNPDTIISTHPRGAHPGGTAAIGDVVNENLETPIKNLFVADASVLPTAPGAPPLLTIMALSKRLAKHVISEYN, encoded by the coding sequence ATGGTTATTGTAGTAGGGTCTGGTGCTGGTGGAGCAACGGTGGCCCGAGAACTGGCCTTAGCAGGAATTCAAGTAAAAATTATTGAAAAAGGTCCAGTTATTCAATCTAAAAAAGCTTTTAATTATTATGATCCTTCTGAAGAAGGGATAGATCTTCTAAAAACGTCCTGTGTTGGAGGATCCACATTAGTAGCTGTTGGAAATGGGGTTAGAGTTCTTGAAAATGAATTAAAAAATATGGGTCTGGATATTTCTCTAGAGCTTGACGAAATTGAAGAAGATCTTGAAATTGGTCCAATGCCCGATTCTCACATAGGAGATGGAACCAAATTACTCATGGAATCAGCCAAATCAATGGGTTTAAATATCCAAAAAATGCCTAAATTTATTAGAAGTAAAGATTGTAGTCCTTGTGGCCGATGTTCGTTTGGTTGTCCAAAAAATGCTAAATGGTCTGCTGCGGACTTTGTTTTGGAGGCTCAACAAGCTGGTGCGGAAATAATATCGGAAACTGAAGTTACAGGGCTTATTGTGGAAAATGGACGGATAATTGGAGTTAAAGCATTACAAAATTCTGAAGAAATCAACTTCCTATCAGAAATCGTAATTTTATCTTTGGGTGGTATTGAAACTCCCAGATTGCTTCAAAAAGCTGGAATTGAAGCAGGAGAAAACTTTTTCATGGATACATTCATCACTGTAGGTGGCTTACTTGAAAACATAGGGTTTAAAGATGAAGTACAGATGAATGCACTTATTATTAAGGAGAATTTTATTTTAGGCCCTCATTTTTCCACTTTTTTATCTGCACAATTGAAAGAAAAAGGCGCCACTGACAAAGATATTTTAGGCTTTATGGTTAAAATTGGAGATGAATCATCAGGTTATGTAGGTCCAGATCGTATTGTTAAAAATAATACTCTAAGAGATGTTCGTTTTTTAGCTGAAGGTGCAGCACTGGCAGGCGCTATTTTAGTTGAAGCCGGAGTTAATCCGGATACAATCATTTCAACCCATCCTAGGGGTGCACATCCTGGTGGAACTGCAGCTATAGGGGACGTGGTCAATGAAAATTTGGAAACTCCTATAAAAAATCTTTTCGTGGCTGATGCTAGTGTTCTACCTACTGCACCGGGTGCTCCCCCGTTACTAACTATAATGGCACTTTCAAAAAGACTAGCTAAACATGTAATTTCAGAATATAACTAA
- a CDS encoding 4Fe-4S binding protein: MKSWLRFLPTIVNKAIMSDAIKIYDIDFNILRAHINPRGGKMLVEISGPQENECIQYMEEQGIEVIPIMRVVQKDSEKCVDCGACVSLCPVKAICIQDDWEVEIDNQKCIGCGFCVNSCPTKAISLME; the protein is encoded by the coding sequence ATGAAATCATGGTTAAGATTTTTACCCACTATTGTAAACAAAGCTATAATGTCTGATGCTATTAAGATATATGACATCGATTTTAACATTTTAAGAGCTCATATTAATCCTCGGGGTGGAAAAATGCTGGTAGAAATCAGTGGGCCTCAGGAAAATGAATGTATTCAATATATGGAAGAACAAGGTATTGAAGTAATTCCTATAATGAGGGTAGTTCAAAAGGACTCAGAAAAATGTGTGGATTGTGGGGCATGTGTTTCCCTGTGCCCGGTGAAGGCTATATGTATCCAGGATGATTGGGAGGTGGAAATTGACAATCAAAAATGTATTGGTTGTGGTTTCTGTGTTAATTCCTGTCCAACCAAAGCTATCAGCTTAATGGAATGA
- a CDS encoding homocysteine biosynthesis protein: protein MKTIQEINQKIKNGDAVVVTADEMTSIVAQNGAQKAAEEIDVVTTGTFGAMCSSGAFLNFGHSDPPIKMSKTFLNGVEAYSGLASVDAYLGAAQPSQNPDIGFDYGGSHVIEDLIRGKEVELIADAYGTDCYPLKRVETSINLDKINQATMVNPRNCYQNYAVAINSTDETLYTYMGTLLPKFGNVTYSSAGTLSPLINDPYFNTIGMGTKIFLGGAEGYILSEGTQHSTENERRNGVPVSASGTLMLQGDMKKMNPKYIRGATMPKYGPTLYVGAGIPIPILNEEVAARTAISDEEIICKIIDYGVPRRSRPVIRETNYKELKTGKIEIDGIDVPTSPLSSYKLAKMVAVELKEWIEKGDFLLTNPVRPLSSKGNIVKPLEISKPSVMVKDIESKPVIMACPGEKINDVAKKLVDNNINHLPVVDNDGKLKGIVTSWDIADGVAKGKSKLDELMTRKVIIAREDESVDIIARRIDKNNISGLPIVDKENIVKGMITAEDISRLIGENLKDENGGESI, encoded by the coding sequence TTGAAAACAATTCAGGAGATAAACCAAAAAATAAAGAACGGCGACGCAGTTGTGGTAACTGCAGATGAAATGACGAGTATTGTCGCCCAGAATGGGGCCCAGAAGGCGGCTGAAGAAATTGATGTGGTCACGACCGGTACATTTGGTGCTATGTGTTCTTCTGGTGCTTTCTTAAATTTCGGACATTCTGATCCACCAATTAAAATGTCTAAAACATTCCTTAATGGGGTTGAAGCATATTCTGGTCTGGCTTCTGTGGATGCTTATTTAGGGGCGGCCCAGCCAAGCCAAAATCCAGACATTGGTTTTGATTACGGTGGATCTCATGTTATAGAGGATTTAATCCGTGGAAAAGAAGTGGAACTTATAGCTGATGCCTATGGCACGGACTGTTATCCATTGAAAAGAGTAGAAACTTCCATAAATTTGGATAAAATTAATCAAGCAACCATGGTAAATCCGAGGAATTGCTATCAAAACTATGCAGTAGCCATAAATTCTACTGATGAAACTCTTTATACTTATATGGGCACATTACTTCCTAAATTTGGAAATGTAACCTATTCCAGTGCCGGAACGCTTTCTCCACTTATTAACGATCCTTATTTCAATACAATAGGGATGGGCACTAAAATATTCTTGGGCGGTGCTGAAGGATATATCCTATCTGAAGGTACTCAACATTCTACCGAAAATGAAAGACGAAATGGAGTGCCGGTAAGTGCATCGGGTACTTTAATGCTCCAGGGTGACATGAAGAAAATGAATCCGAAATACATTCGGGGCGCTACTATGCCTAAGTATGGTCCTACGCTTTATGTAGGGGCAGGAATACCTATACCTATTTTAAATGAGGAAGTTGCGGCTAGAACTGCTATTAGTGATGAAGAAATAATCTGTAAAATTATAGATTATGGTGTTCCTCGTCGAAGCAGGCCAGTAATAAGAGAAACTAATTATAAAGAACTAAAAACTGGTAAAATTGAAATTGATGGAATTGATGTTCCGACTTCTCCACTTTCATCATATAAACTGGCCAAAATGGTGGCGGTGGAATTGAAAGAATGGATAGAAAAAGGAGATTTCTTGCTGACAAATCCGGTAAGGCCATTGTCTTCCAAGGGAAACATAGTTAAACCTCTGGAAATAAGTAAACCGTCTGTCATGGTTAAAGATATTGAAAGTAAACCAGTTATCATGGCCTGTCCTGGCGAAAAGATAAATGATGTAGCCAAAAAATTAGTGGACAATAATATTAATCACTTGCCAGTTGTAGATAATGATGGAAAATTAAAGGGTATTGTAACTTCCTGGGACATTGCTGATGGTGTGGCCAAAGGGAAATCAAAACTGGATGAATTAATGACCCGAAAGGTTATTATTGCCCGTGAAGATGAATCTGTGGATATAATTGCCCGTAGAATTGATAAAAATAATATTTCTGGCCTACCTATTGTTGATAAGGAAAATATTGTTAAGGGAATGATCACGGCTGAAGATATTTCTCGATTGATTGGAGAAAATTTAAAAGATGAAAATGGGGGAGAGTCAATATGA
- a CDS encoding TldD/PmbA family protein, which yields MKNTLDLDSFKKIIRDLENKVDYVDIRAGSGNSTSILMKDGKVQEIKSGFDHGGRVRVLNGGAWGFAFTTDLSKLGEIGEYALKLSKSLKSDVQLTKSDAAIDNVKSSAKIKPADVSTEEKKEIIKEANQSATVDQVVSTTVNYVDSESNSVFLSSEGSKVTMEESRVGMFLNAVAADGEVIQFGHGSMGGSKGFEVLKNADIEKFGRKIGEKAVRLLSAEKAPSGKFPVVTDCELTGVFIHEALGHAAEADLILQNDSILKDKMGSQIGSDMVTIIDDASMDAFGYYAYDAEGTKTKENVLVENGILKSLLSSRETASKLNIESSGNARSIISEQPIVRMSNTYLKPGELKFDELIEDINDGIYLKGSRGGQVDTGKGIFQFNAAESFKIENGEIKTPLRDVSLSGDIMETLKKVNGVGSDFKMSMGFCGKSGQTAPVGDGGPHVRIIDAIVGGSM from the coding sequence ATGAAAAATACTCTTGATTTAGATTCATTTAAAAAAATAATCCGCGATTTAGAAAATAAAGTCGATTACGTTGATATACGTGCAGGTAGTGGCAACAGCACCTCAATTTTAATGAAAGATGGTAAAGTTCAAGAAATAAAATCTGGATTTGACCATGGGGGTCGAGTTAGGGTTCTTAATGGAGGAGCATGGGGATTTGCTTTTACAACAGACCTTTCAAAATTAGGTGAAATAGGAGAATATGCTCTTAAATTATCCAAATCTCTTAAAAGCGATGTTCAATTAACTAAATCTGATGCTGCTATTGATAATGTAAAATCTTCGGCCAAAATAAAACCTGCTGATGTTTCAACTGAAGAAAAAAAGGAAATTATCAAAGAAGCCAATCAATCAGCTACGGTTGATCAAGTAGTTAGTACGACTGTAAACTATGTTGATAGTGAAAGTAACAGTGTTTTTTTAAGTTCAGAAGGTTCTAAAGTAACCATGGAAGAATCCAGAGTAGGTATGTTCTTAAATGCCGTAGCTGCTGATGGAGAAGTTATTCAGTTTGGCCATGGGAGTATGGGTGGTTCTAAAGGATTTGAAGTATTAAAAAATGCTGACATTGAAAAATTCGGTAGAAAAATTGGTGAAAAAGCCGTTCGATTGCTTTCAGCAGAAAAAGCACCATCTGGAAAGTTCCCAGTAGTAACGGATTGTGAATTAACCGGAGTATTTATTCATGAAGCATTGGGCCATGCTGCTGAAGCAGATTTAATATTACAAAATGATTCGATATTAAAAGACAAAATGGGAAGTCAAATAGGATCCGATATGGTAACTATAATTGATGATGCCAGTATGGACGCATTTGGATATTATGCCTATGATGCAGAAGGAACAAAAACAAAAGAAAATGTCCTAGTGGAAAACGGAATTCTCAAATCTCTTTTAAGTTCTAGAGAAACAGCATCTAAGTTAAATATCGAATCTTCAGGAAATGCCAGGTCCATAATCAGTGAGCAACCTATAGTTCGAATGAGTAATACCTACCTTAAACCAGGTGAATTGAAATTTGATGAACTTATAGAAGATATAAATGATGGAATTTATCTTAAAGGTTCTCGCGGAGGACAAGTCGATACTGGAAAAGGAATATTCCAGTTCAATGCAGCTGAATCATTTAAAATTGAAAATGGGGAAATAAAAACTCCATTAAGAGATGTTTCACTATCCGGAGATATTATGGAAACCTTGAAAAAGGTTAATGGTGTCGGATCTGACTTTAAAATGAGCATGGGATTCTGTGGAAAATCCGGCCAGACTGCTCCAGTGGGAGATGGTGGCCCGCACGTAAGGATTATTGATGCCATAGTAGGGGGTTCCATGTAA
- a CDS encoding TIGR00296 family protein → MLSEEEGEFLLKLARKSINSYIKNKKIISPPTKTPESLKETMGAFVTLNKKGIDRGKSELRGCIGYCEPIKPLVNAVIEVAISAASSDPRFPPVKESEMSEIGLEISVLSKPKLVEVENPKDYLKKIKVGVDGLIVEKNFYKGLLLPQVPVEWNWDEEEFLCNTCMKAGLPSDCWYGADTQIFNFQAQIFHEK, encoded by the coding sequence ATGCTTTCGGAGGAAGAAGGAGAATTTTTACTTAAATTGGCCAGAAAATCAATTAACAGCTATATTAAAAATAAAAAAATTATTTCACCACCTACAAAGACGCCAGAATCATTAAAAGAAACTATGGGTGCTTTTGTAACATTAAATAAAAAGGGCATTGATAGAGGAAAAAGTGAATTAAGAGGATGCATAGGATACTGTGAACCAATTAAACCGCTGGTAAATGCAGTTATTGAAGTTGCTATTTCTGCAGCAAGTTCAGATCCTCGTTTTCCCCCAGTTAAAGAGTCAGAAATGAGTGAAATAGGCCTGGAAATTAGTGTTTTAAGTAAACCAAAACTGGTAGAAGTCGAAAATCCAAAGGATTATCTCAAAAAAATTAAAGTGGGAGTAGATGGTTTAATTGTAGAAAAAAACTTTTATAAAGGCCTTCTCTTGCCTCAAGTTCCAGTGGAGTGGAATTGGGATGAAGAAGAGTTTTTATGCAATACTTGTATGAAAGCAGGCCTACCATCTGACTGCTGGTATGGTGCAGATACACAAATATTCAATTTTCAGGCACAAATATTCCATGAAAAATAA
- a CDS encoding NOG1 family protein codes for MIIPTVPTPDELLDTGFRRAKKAAARVRSSKIPRNLKSKRIEETRVQTACQVIRDRIQLILDRVPEIEKMPEFYQDYIDVAVGVDQMKQSLGALNWSIGIITQLEKDYSSRIRRSTPDKSSSLRSQAFGRIASVVKKIEKDLDFLDFAKAKLRNMPTVDFAATTVVIAGFPNVGKSTLLRRLTTAEPRVADYPFTTKGIQIGHLERNWKKIQIIDTPGLLDRPILDMNDIELRAMVALEHLANVILFIFDASETCGYPLGSQYHLLQEIQRVFKTPVICLFNKIDLADNVKYLDAYVDKFEDPLRISAVHGTGVKEIITRLEEFGE; via the coding sequence ATGATAATACCAACCGTCCCCACACCAGATGAACTCCTTGATACTGGTTTTAGAAGGGCTAAAAAAGCAGCTGCCAGAGTAAGAAGTTCTAAAATACCTAGAAATTTAAAATCTAAGCGTATAGAAGAAACTAGAGTTCAAACCGCCTGCCAAGTCATAAGAGATAGAATCCAACTCATATTAGATAGAGTGCCAGAGATTGAGAAGATGCCTGAATTTTATCAGGACTACATAGATGTAGCAGTAGGTGTAGATCAGATGAAACAATCTTTAGGTGCTTTAAACTGGTCCATAGGCATAATAACCCAGTTAGAAAAAGATTATTCTTCTCGTATAAGAAGATCTACCCCAGATAAATCATCCAGTCTAAGAAGCCAGGCTTTTGGTAGAATAGCATCTGTTGTAAAAAAAATTGAAAAGGACTTGGACTTTCTTGACTTTGCCAAGGCCAAGTTAAGGAATATGCCAACCGTAGATTTTGCGGCCACTACAGTCGTAATTGCTGGTTTTCCAAATGTTGGAAAATCAACTCTTCTTCGTAGATTGACCACTGCTGAGCCTAGAGTGGCTGATTATCCATTTACAACTAAAGGGATCCAGATAGGTCATTTAGAAAGAAATTGGAAAAAAATTCAGATTATTGACACTCCTGGACTTTTAGATAGGCCCATTCTGGATATGAATGACATAGAACTAAGGGCCATGGTAGCATTAGAACATTTAGCTAATGTTATTTTATTCATATTCGATGCTTCAGAAACTTGTGGTTACCCATTAGGAAGCCAATATCACCTTTTACAGGAAATTCAAAGAGTATTCAAAACTCCAGTCATATGTCTTTTTAACAAAATTGACTTAGCTGATAATGTTAAGTACCTTGACGCGTATGTGGACAAGTTTGAAGATCCATTGCGAATTTCTGCAGTTCATGGAACTGGAGTGAAAGAAATAATAACTCGATTGGAGGAATTTGGTGAATGA
- a CDS encoding Hsp20/alpha crystallin family protein — protein sequence MNDKIKLESITTNHDDNVEKKKLTTEKMIDDVVRNIKEMQVDLENKISEYGKKVPSKLNIDLIESGEMITVKTDLPGVNKEDINIELAESSLTIIAKFEEKIEVEDVNYLRKERKYGEALRSVNLPVHVIVEEASANFENGVLTINLPKAKKKKFNVEID from the coding sequence GTGAATGATAAAATAAAATTAGAAAGTATCACCACGAACCATGACGATAATGTAGAAAAGAAAAAGCTTACTACTGAGAAAATGATTGATGATGTGGTTAGAAACATTAAAGAAATGCAAGTAGATTTAGAAAATAAAATCTCAGAATATGGTAAAAAAGTCCCTTCTAAGCTCAATATTGACCTTATTGAATCTGGGGAAATGATAACCGTCAAAACTGATCTTCCCGGGGTTAACAAAGAAGATATAAATATAGAACTTGCTGAAAGTAGTTTAACCATTATTGCTAAATTTGAGGAAAAAATAGAAGTTGAAGATGTCAACTACCTAAGAAAAGAGCGGAAATATGGAGAAGCACTAAGATCAGTTAATTTGCCCGTGCATGTGATTGTAGAAGAGGCCTCAGCTAACTTCGAAAACGGTGTCTTAACAATAAATCTTCCTAAAGCTAAAAAAAAGAAATTTAATGTTGAAATTGATTAA
- a CDS encoding SIS domain-containing protein — MKYDMYYELLEQPKSLKDTLKAEKSQMSEISSKISEMDRLYLVGCGSSLSTCYSARDAINMVHDTPVEVFTGYEFLYHKKIENKNAGLIVTSQSGETADTLAALRRANEIGLPTVSITNESESSMMKEAANSILTRCGRENAILGTKTYVTQLMCLYQILFDAFDTSQSPEVLKQLKDLPDITEKLIKSTENENKELAQKFAQEDIFYCMGGGPNYGLAYKLAMTMLMEGAIKHACPLYSAEFRHGLIERVEKSVPTIFLDSGYPGDELTERAIEFCDNIGANNIVFKMQDYADVNYLLSPFVLVVPLEWFVYYLAHFNGEDPGSTRHIGKVRY; from the coding sequence ATGAAGTATGATATGTATTACGAGCTTTTGGAACAGCCCAAATCATTAAAAGATACTTTAAAAGCAGAAAAATCTCAAATGTCTGAGATTTCTAGCAAAATATCTGAAATGGACCGTTTGTATTTGGTAGGATGTGGAAGCTCTTTATCAACCTGTTATTCTGCTAGAGATGCTATTAACATGGTTCATGACACACCCGTCGAAGTTTTTACTGGCTATGAGTTTCTTTATCATAAAAAAATCGAAAATAAAAATGCAGGACTTATAGTAACTTCTCAATCTGGAGAAACTGCAGATACTTTAGCTGCGCTTCGAAGGGCTAATGAAATTGGCCTTCCCACAGTATCCATAACCAATGAATCTGAAAGCAGTATGATGAAAGAGGCTGCAAACTCAATTTTAACTCGATGTGGTAGGGAAAATGCAATACTGGGTACTAAAACTTATGTTACTCAGTTAATGTGTTTATATCAAATTCTTTTTGATGCTTTTGATACTTCACAATCACCTGAGGTTTTAAAACAGCTGAAAGATCTTCCAGATATCACTGAGAAACTTATTAAATCCACGGAAAATGAAAATAAAGAACTGGCCCAGAAATTTGCACAGGAAGATATTTTTTACTGTATGGGTGGAGGGCCTAATTATGGATTGGCCTACAAATTGGCCATGACTATGCTTATGGAAGGTGCTATTAAACACGCATGTCCTCTTTATTCTGCAGAATTCCGGCACGGTCTTATTGAAAGAGTGGAAAAAAGTGTTCCTACAATCTTCTTAGATTCGGGATATCCTGGTGATGAATTAACTGAAAGAGCAATTGAATTCTGTGACAATATTGGTGCTAATAATATCGTGTTCAAAATGCAGGATTATGCAGATGTTAATTATTTATTATCTCCATTTGTTCTGGTAGTTCCTCTGGAATGGTTTGTTTATTATCTGGCCCATTTCAATGGAGAAGATCCTGGCAGTACTCGGCATATTGGGAAAGTTAGATATTAA
- a CDS encoding thiamine-phosphate synthase family protein: MEIENLKRGLEILTSSDEFALIVPEVRTNLVMAKIDAKTEKDVAGIPGRITTFNGIAFACREPEFGASSHMARMVLNVKKYDSTKRSAIDLKYNPQIIEICQKLGLKVSSYDRTHEPENIKNEEGGTIPWGVKESINKIGEVPDVIYHLGAWGKEPIVCLLATDAIEAARTAVCIAKLWLAFD, encoded by the coding sequence ATGGAAATTGAAAACCTTAAAAGGGGACTGGAGATACTTACTTCATCTGATGAATTTGCATTAATTGTTCCTGAAGTTAGGACCAACTTAGTAATGGCCAAAATAGATGCTAAAACTGAAAAAGATGTTGCAGGAATTCCAGGAAGGATAACTACTTTTAATGGAATTGCTTTTGCTTGTAGGGAACCTGAATTTGGAGCATCTTCTCACATGGCTCGTATGGTTTTAAATGTTAAAAAATACGATTCGACAAAGAGAAGTGCCATTGATCTCAAGTATAACCCTCAAATAATTGAAATCTGCCAGAAACTGGGCCTTAAAGTTTCTTCTTATGATAGAACCCATGAACCCGAGAATATTAAAAATGAAGAAGGTGGAACAATTCCTTGGGGTGTTAAGGAATCTATAAATAAAATTGGAGAGGTTCCTGATGTGATTTATCATTTGGGGGCATGGGGTAAAGAACCTATTGTCTGTTTGCTGGCTACTGATGCAATAGAAGCTGCCAGAACCGCAGTATGTATTGCTAAGTTGTGGTTGGCTTTTGATTAA